One Solanum pennellii chromosome 9, SPENNV200 DNA segment encodes these proteins:
- the LOC107029835 gene encoding transcription factor bHLH61-like isoform X1, whose protein sequence is MGSKEQKKALLNQQLEQLGSITNSPSVNKTSIIAHASKYIEELKERIDKLNEDVSTSQPSHHDHEDALPEVIVETLEKGFIINVFSEKNCPGLLVSILEVFEELGLELLDARVSCSDCFRLEAVSDESNFSCHCFGACFKPYRDLKEGEIECIDAQMVKQAVLEAIRDWKQRNHQD, encoded by the exons ATGGGATCCAAAGAGCAAAAAAAAGCATTGCTCAATCAACAATTGGAGCAACTTGGTTCAATTACTAATTCCCCTTCT GTGAATAAGACATCAATCATTGCCCATGCATCAAAGTATATAGAAGAATTAAAGGAAAGGATTGACAAGTTAAATGAAGATGTTTCAACTTCACAACCTTCTCATCATGACCATGAAGATGCCTTACCAGAG GTTATCGTAGAAACCCTAGAGAAGGGGTtcataataaatgtattttcagAAAAGAATTGCCCTGGTTTGCTAGTCTCAATATTGGAAGTCTTTGAAGAGCTTGGCCTTGAATTATTGGATGCTAGGGTTTCTTGTTCAGATTGTTTTCGACTTGAAGCTGTTAGTGAT gaatcaaacttttcatgccattgctttggtgcctgtttcaagccatatagggattta AAGGAAGGAGAAATTGAATGCATAGATGCCCAAATGGTAAAACAAGCAGTGTTGGAAGCTATAAGGGATTGGAAACAACGCAATCACCAAGATTAA
- the LOC107029835 gene encoding transcription factor bHLH61-like isoform X2, producing the protein MGSKEQKKALLNQQLEQLGSITNSPSVNKTSIIAHASKYIEELKERIDKLNEDVSTSQPSHHDHEDALPEVIVETLEKGFIINVFSEKNCPGLLVSILEVFEELGLELLDARVSCSDCFRLEAVSDKEGEIECIDAQMVKQAVLEAIRDWKQRNHQD; encoded by the exons ATGGGATCCAAAGAGCAAAAAAAAGCATTGCTCAATCAACAATTGGAGCAACTTGGTTCAATTACTAATTCCCCTTCT GTGAATAAGACATCAATCATTGCCCATGCATCAAAGTATATAGAAGAATTAAAGGAAAGGATTGACAAGTTAAATGAAGATGTTTCAACTTCACAACCTTCTCATCATGACCATGAAGATGCCTTACCAGAG GTTATCGTAGAAACCCTAGAGAAGGGGTtcataataaatgtattttcagAAAAGAATTGCCCTGGTTTGCTAGTCTCAATATTGGAAGTCTTTGAAGAGCTTGGCCTTGAATTATTGGATGCTAGGGTTTCTTGTTCAGATTGTTTTCGACTTGAAGCTGTTAGTGAT AAGGAAGGAGAAATTGAATGCATAGATGCCCAAATGGTAAAACAAGCAGTGTTGGAAGCTATAAGGGATTGGAAACAACGCAATCACCAAGATTAA